Proteins encoded in a region of the Fusarium falciforme chromosome 6, complete sequence genome:
- a CDS encoding Arylsulfatase, producing MKTSIALLACLSSLWREAAASRQPNILFILTDDQDWHMESLKHMPLLQKYLINEGTLYSNHYCTVALCCPSRVNLWTGRAAHNTNVTDVWAPYGGYPKIVREGINDNYLPHWLQAAGYNTYYSGKLWNHHTVENYNQPYAGGFNGSDFLLDPHTYQYLNATMTRNGAPPVNYAGLYSPDLTAQKAYGFLDEALSNEEPWFLVHAPIAPHGTVDLTPNFFSDAPKYAKRHAHLFKDYIIPRGESFNPEVQGGVSWVKELPRLNDTVIAYNDEYQRARLRALQSVDEMVETMIRKVEAAGQLDNTYIIYTTDNGYHISQHRMHPGKECGFETDVHIPLIIRGPGVPAGHISQAVTAHTDLASTIMGLAGRALPDTDGTPIPLSIDAEAQSKQEHVTIEYWGLAIPEGIFGWYGENNMSDPGYGAPGHAADKNTYKAIRVIGESYNIYYSVWCTNEKEFYDLKTDPGEVRNLLSEEHSSASYSLGGRSFDQIIPRLDALMMVLKSCKGRTCVEPWRELHPSGDVNSLLESLKPEFDAFYQDQPKVSFSDCKVAYFPEFEGPMVVNKFKKDAEDAWWWPKELKRDFSNGDHKYRGRWSHWT from the exons ATGAAGACTTCAATTGCCCTCTTGGCATGCCTCTCGTCCCTTTGGCGGGAGGCGGCAGCTTCACGTCAACCCAACATCCTCTTTATTCTCACGGATGATCAAGATTG GCATATGGAGTCTTTGAAACACATGCCACTCCTTCAAAAGTACCTCATCAACGAAGGAACACTCTACTCCAACCATTACTGCACTGTGGCTCTCTGTTGTCCTTCCAGAGTTAACCTCTGGACTGGAAGAGCCGCGCACAACACCAAC GTTACAGATGTCTGGGCTCCCTACGGAGGCTACCCAAAGATCGTGCGCGAGGGTATCAACGACAACTACCTTCCCCACTGGCTCCAAGCCGCTGGATACAACACATACTACAGCGGCAAGCTCTGGAATCATCACACTGTGGAGAACTACAACCAGCCATACGCCGGAGGCTTCAACGGTTCCGACTTTCTTCTGGATCCCCACACCTATCAGTACCTCAATGCAACCATGACTCGGAATGGAGCACCACCGGTTAACTACGCTGGACTCTACTCGCCAGATCTCACAGCCCAAAAGGCCTATGGGTTCCTGGACGAAGCCTTGTCAAACGAAGAGCCTTGGTTCCTGGTCCACGCTCCCATTGCCCCTCACGGGACTGTTGATCTGACCCCAAACTTCTTCTCCGATGCGCCCAAGTACGCAAAACGGCATGCCCACCTGTTCAAGGACTACATCATTCCACGAGGTGAAAGCTTCAATCCCGAGGTCCAAGGTGGAGTCAGCTGGGTCAAGGAATTGCCGCGTCTGAACGACACTGTCATTGCCTACAATGATGAATACCAGAGAGCAAGACTGAGGGCGCTGCAGTCTGTTGATGAGATGGTCGAGACTATGATTAGGAAGGTTGAAGCCGCCGGTCAACTTGATAATACGTACATCATCTACACCACCGACAACGGATATCACATCAGTCAGCATCGAATGCATCCAGGAAAAGAATGTGGATTTGAGACGGATGTTCACATTCCTCTCATTATT CGCGGTCCAGGTGTTCCCGCAGGACACATCTCCCAGGCGGTCACAGCTCATACCGACCTTGCATCGACCATCATGGGCCTCGCGGGTCGAGCCTTGCCCGATACCGACGGAACTCCCATTCCGCTCAGCATTGATGCTGAAGCCCAGTCAAAGCAGGAGCACGTTACCATCGAGTATTGGGGACTAGCTATTCCAGAGGGAATTTTCGGCTGGTATGGCGAAAACAACATGAGTGATCCAGGCTATGGCGCACCAGGTCATGCGGCAGACAAGAATACGTACAAGGCTATCCGTGTTATTGGGGAAAGCTATAATATCTACTATTCGGTTTGGTGCACTAACGAGAAAGAGTTCTATGATCTCAAG ACCGATCCTGGAGAGGTCAGAAACCTTCTCTCTGAAGAACACAGCTCAGCTAGCTACAGCCTTGGTGGACGATCATTTGATCAAATCATCCCACGCCTCGacgccttgatgatggttcTCAAGAGTTGCAAAGGCCGCACTTGCGTTGAGCCATGGCGAGAACTTCATCCTTCTGGCGACGTCAACAGTCTCCTAGAGAGTCTGAAACCCGAGTTTGATGCATTTTACCAAGACCAGCCCAAGGTCAGTTTCTCGGATTGCAAGGTTGCGTACTTTCCCGAGTTTGAGGGTCCGATGGTGGTCAACAAGTTTAAGAAGGACGCTGAGGATGCTTGGTGGTGGCCGAAGGAGCTGAAGAGAGATTTTTCGAACGGTGACCACAAGTATCGAGGTCGATGGAGCCATTGGACTTGA
- a CDS encoding MFS domain-containing protein: MASEADKTQLETSQEFTGSENNDNTASKSSSDSGDAVKAVTHSVSWITYQVIITAALGGYLYGFSANAIAGTLAQPSFIAKFLSTPDAAQRTDGLLGGFLAGAMVGSLVQAPLAKHYGRRLCNAVAAGIVILSGALQAASVNIAMLLVFRVICGIGAGMVFANSPVYMSEVAPPHARGSLVGMQGVGVVTAYILCAVFNLAFSYVHSAIQWRLIFIVLTGMGVVHLISLYFLPESPRWLMEQGRDDEALAILVKLHKTKTDPNGVLAHAEATQIKAQVETEKNLPGGFWYIFTTRHLLKRAYCSILLWVMAQGTGITAIANLVPVLMGGLGFGVTLQMALGVVWTVCAVIGCGFNVLLLDRVPRVRLLVIGGFGSAAILSVMAALQKFYLGTDDGPGLNAAVAIYFIFGAFFTTTIECTAYAYGSEIWPTHLRSEGSTLVFASFFGNSIAYSAPVTVGLKNIGWKFYMIFVVVTVISTIAIWLTFPETIGLPLEEINAKFGEKVEVDLKSAVAAEVGQEKRGENITSKATA, encoded by the exons ATGGCTTCAGAAGCTGACAAGACTCAACTCGAGACAAGCCAGGAGTTTACTGGCTCTGAGAATAATGACAACACTGCCAGCAAGTCTTCTTCCGACTCTGGCGATGCAGTCAAGGCTGTGACGCACTCTGTCAGCTGGATCACCTACCAG GTCATCATTACAGCGGCTCTGGGTGGATACTTATATGGCTTCAGCGCCAACGCGATTGCTGGAACATTGGCTCAGCCTTCCTTCATCGCCAAGTTCTTGTCGACCCCAGATGCCGCTCAAAGAACCGATGGACTCCTCGGAGG TTTCCTCGCCGGTGCCATGGTTGGCTCTCTGGTTCAGGCTCCCCTCGCGAAGCACTACGGCCGCCGTCTCTGTAACGCCGTAGCTGCCGGTATCGTCATCCTGTCTGGCGCTCTTCAAGCTGCATCTGTCAACATCGCCatgctcctcgtcttccgcGTCATCTGCGGTATCGGCGCCGGCATGGTCTTTGCCAACTCTCCTGTTTACATGAGTGAAGTGGCTCCTCCTCACGCTCGTGGATCTCTCGTCGGTATGCAGGGTGTCGGCGTCGTGACTGCTTACATCCTCTGCGCCGTCTTCAACCTTGCCTTCAGCTACGTCCACTCTGCTATCCAATGGcgtctcatcttcatcgtcctGACCGGCATGGGCGTTGTCCACCTCATCTCGCTCTACTTCCTCCCCGAGTCTCCTCGTTGGCTCATGGAGCAAGGCCGTGATGACGAAGCACTCGCCATTCTGGTCAAGCTGCacaagaccaagacggaCCCCAACGGTGTGCTTGCCCATGCTGAGGCGACTCAGATCAAGGCTCAGGTCGAGACTGAGAAGAATCTGCCCGGTGGTTTCTGGTACATCTTTACTACGCGACACCTCTTGAAGAGAGCCTACTGCTCTATCCTTCTTTGGGTCATGGCTCAGGGTACTGGTATCActgccatcgccaaccttgTCCCCGTCCTTATGGGTGGTCTTGGATTCGGTGTGACTCTGCAGATGGCTCTTGGAGTTGTGTGGACTGTGTGCGCCGTTATTGGATGCGGTTTCAACGTTCTCCTACTCGACCGCGTCCCCCGTGTCAGGCTTCTTG TCATTGGTGGCTTTGGATCTGCTGCCATCCTCAGCGTCATGGCAGCTCTTCAAAAGTTCTACCTCGGCACTGACGATGGCCCCGGCCTCAACGCAGCCGTCGCCATCTATTTTATCTTCGGTgccttcttcaccaccacGATTGAGTGTACCGCCTATGCCTACGGATCCGAGATTTGGCCTACTC ATCTCCGCAGTGAGGGCTCAACTCTCGTGTTTGCATCTTTCTTCGGTAACTCCATCGCCTACAGTGCCCCCGTTACTGTTGGCTTGAAGAATATTGGCTGGAAGTTCTACATGATCTTTGTCGTCGTCACCGTTATCAGCACTATTGCTATTTGGCTCACATTCCCTGAG ACCATCGGTCTTCCCCTTGAAGAAATCAACGCCAAGTTTGGCGAAAAGGTCGAGGTCGACCTCAAGTCTGCTGTGGCCGCAGAGGTCGGACAGGAGAAGAGGGGCGAGAATATCACAAGCAAGGCCACGGCCTAA
- a CDS encoding AP-endonuc-2 domain-containing protein, whose amino-acid sequence MHLASHTWMRPEPLEKTLERLSRLGYTSVELAGEPDQFPIEETRQLLQKYNIKCWGTVTIQQGKRNLIAADAQQRRDTINYMKDVVTLSAELGGQIITIVPGNVGTIIPTSTPENEWAWAVEGLREVAAFAKEKGIRVGLEPLNRFETYFLNRTNQALALADEVGYDVGIAFDPFHLALEEKDLIAAIRACRGRIVDFHVGDNNRLAPGDGSLDWPRIMEALVEAGYDGALSVEFMPSIDRTPVGKFGAGQLETSNVEVTADLLKFIIDHGSGLLSESYYTELLRRSAKTLAPYVEK is encoded by the coding sequence ATGCATTTGGCTTCACACACTTGGATGCGCCCAGAGCCTCTGGAAAAGACCCTCGAACGACTCAGTCGCCTTGGGTACACTAGCGTCGAACTAGCTGGTGAGCCGGATCAGTTCCCCATCGAAGAAACACGCCAGCTCCTTCAAAAGTACAACATCAAATGCTGGGGCACAGTCACCATCCAGCAGGGAAAGCGGAACTTGATCGCCGCGGACGCTCAGCAACGACGGGATACCATCAACTACATGAAAGATGTGGTGACCTTGTCAGCAGAGCTGGGGGGACAAATCATCACTATTGTACCTGGCAATGTCGGCACGATCATCCCCACATCAACCCCAGAGAATGAATGGGCATGGGCCGTCGAAGGCCTCCGCGAAGTGGCCGCATTCGCAAAGGAAAAAGGCATTCGAGTTGGACTCGAACCTCTCAACAGATTCGAGACGTACTTCCTCAACAGGACAAACCAGgctctcgccctcgccgacgAGGTTGGCTACGACGTGGGAATCGCCTTTGATCCCTTCCACTTGGcactcgaggagaaggatctCATCGCTGCCATCCGGGCGTGTCGGGGCCGAATTGTGGATTTCCACGTGGGAGACAACAATCGCCTTGCTCCGGGCGATGGATCACTCGATTGGCCCCGGATTATGGAGGCTCTCGTCGAAGCAGGCTACGATGGCGCCTTGTCAGTAGAATTCATGCCATCGATTGATCGTACACCTGTTGGGAAGTTCGGGGCGGGGCAGTTGGAGACAAGCAACGTGGAGGTCACGGCGGACCTTCTCAAGTTCATCATTGATCATGGATCTGGGTTGCTCTCGGAGAGTTACTACACCGAGCTGTTGAGGCGATCTGCCAAGACTCTCGCTCCTTACGTGGAAAAGTGA